The region atttaaatcagTTGCTTATGATCTAACAATATCGGTCAAATAATATGTGAAACCTACCAGAGTCTGATTCGCTGTAATTGAAAGAAGAATCAGAAGTGATATTACTTTCTTCATCAGTCCTATGATCGTCTTCGCTCTCGCTGCCACTCTGTTTATATTCCGAACCGGAGCTATGTCCACCATTCCTCTCGTCATCGGTAAAATCGTCATCAGATGGGAATGTACGAACTCTCTTCGAGGCTCGTTGAGCTGCCTGTCGTATTGGCTTTCTTTTACTTCCACCCGCAGAACCGCTAGCTCCATCGATATCATCTAGATCGTCTAATCTCTGCATTTTCGATGGTTCAATACCAAGAACTCGGTGTATGTGATTACGGTCTGATGCTGGGAAATGTTTCTCGACTAACGTTTGAAGTACTCCTCTAAAATAAACACATTCATGTAGAAATAAACAGTCTTTTtgtatttacatactaataaaaCTGAATGGTGTATTTACTTTGCAGTGGAAACGAAATCGCTTAATTCACCATCGTCGCGTTCCAATTGTTCTAACGTGCGTGCCTCACCGGTAGATTGTAGACCGATAACTACACATTTTCCACACTTCACGGCTTCACGTGCAACTGCTACAGCATGTTTTACTTTAGCAGCAATACATAGATATTTGAAGAAGCGCTGATGTGACGACCAAAACTGTCCCCACATAGTTTTCTTCATACGATTCTCAGCGTCCAACAATTCTGCTGCTTCTTGAAACCTCTGCATTGCTTCAACCCACTAtacaagatttattaattaataaattatcaatcattaattaattattattaatgcaaTAATAATGCATTATCTTCTGTTTTAATACTCACAAGTTGAACTGAATGATCATAGATCTCGGTAAACTCTTTGGATAACGGTACTTCCTCTATTTTAAAGGCTACGCCGTGAAAACTGAGTTGTCGGGCGATATACATGCCTCGCAACTTCATGTCCATCGCTACGATTTCCATTGCACCGACTCCGCGCTTCTCCACGGCGGTGATAAAATCATTGAATTCGGGGAATGGTGTTCCTTCGCCCCACATACCTAATCGAACCATGTAGGCCATATTACGGGGCTCGGAAGCGCCTGTTGCACTGGCATACACTACTCTTGCTTTAGGAAGCTTGTTTTGCAACTCTAAAACTGTCAAACCTGGAATACATTggaaattgcaataaattatatgaaacataataataaatatacgacATTATTGTGCCACAAAACACAATTGCATTAGatgaaacataatagaaaacatgttacatgtataaagttataatacaaataatgcGTCTAATATACGTACCAGTTTTAGTAGGTTTTGAACTTCCTGTAGGACATAAATTCTTCGCCCGATGACACTCATCAAATATAATCAACCCATCGAAATCTTCACCACACCACTGTAAAAGTTGTTTCAAtcgacttttatattttccaccGCTTTGTGAAGATTCTCCGATTAAAGCTGAATATGTACTGAATATTACTCCTTTCTTTACGTTACCATTTACCGCTGAGGAGATCTTTGCATacttgaatttatttaatgcaTGAACCTAagaatacaatttatattcccatttttattctttcgacttttatattaacaaaattaaaataataaatgattgaTATATATCTCCAATTTAAAGAATAAGTACCTCAATTTTTGACGCGCCAATATCATTTAAATCACGCTCTGCATCATATTTGAGATCGTTCGAGACAGACACCCAAATAGCacgttttcttcctttcaagtAATTTTCGAATATAATTCCAGCTATAGTTCGTCCTTTACCAACTCCTGCACCATCGCCGATAAGAAAACCAGCGCGTGTACCATCTGGTAAGAGATGTTCATGTTGCTGAGACGCATACGTTATTGATTCAAGTTGCAGCGCAGATAAAGCTCCAGTTCGCATCGTTTCTTCCGGTATCGAAAGCTTATACCAGACGTCCGTTGGCTCGACGCTAGATAACGATGCAGTTTCCACAACAGGATCTGGATGCTTTCGTCCGAGTTTAACTATGGATTGTATTAATTAAGAGGTATGttatctaataaataaatatcaatgtaATGTATTTTCAAAGTGAAGTTAAATAACATACGTTTAGTAGGCATATAGTCGGCATACGTTTCTGCAACACCCATATCTTCATCATCCACCTCCTCTTCTTCTGGTATGGTAGGTTGCATATTCATTTTTGCAGCATCTCCAGCATTCATCCATAGCTGAGACACAGCTTTGCCTACaacaatgttttaaattacTGTATTGTGAGATTAGAATCTTATTATGTTAAATGATTTCAATTAGTACTATTATGGACATAATTGTGTGTTtcaacaatattataattattaaagtgattttagaatattaaaaatgtgaaGAATACCTGTCAGTGCACCTGGCCAATTTGGATGTAAACCATTTTGGTTTAACAATTGAACAAGAGGATTAACACCCATGTTCATTCCAGGCATAGCCATAAAACCACTCATTAAGCTCATATCCATGCCTAGGAAAcgataacatatataaaactacTCAATTACTCACtcagtattataatttataacactgtttaaaataattacagataATACAATAGTTAATTACGCTTCAGTTACAATGTTACAATAAAATGCAACAATATgggtataaatttattatacaaatatactcTTGATACAAAAGCAATAATGTATGTGCATAAATGATTTGtacatacatttaatttttataatacagacaggaatgaattattttgatcatgttatagaatattaggaataaataaaacatatgtTTTACTCACTTGGTGGAAAGAAAGCTGCAGGGTTGAAACCTGCAAGAGTTGCTAGTCCTGGAGGAAAATATGGTCCACCAGCAGCAGCTAACTGACCTAATTGACCTAACTGATTTGTATTAACAAAACCAGGTGGTGTACCCTGTGATCCTCCTACACGTACCATTTCATA is a window of Bombus pascuorum chromosome 14, iyBomPasc1.1, whole genome shotgun sequence DNA encoding:
- the LOC132914242 gene encoding protein strawberry notch, yielding MSTKRDKDAMNEDSSSDEDEDPDNMGVPGGGKDLATATGIANIKDEKPADVPSNAMAKGQGGLNMLNQKFGNKIPGGLVTKTAAPGYEMVRVGGSQGTPPGFVNTNQLGQLGQLAAAGGPYFPPGLATLAGFNPAAFFPPSMDMSLMSGFMAMPGMNMGVNPLVQLLNQNGLHPNWPGALTGKAVSQLWMNAGDAAKMNMQPTIPEEEEVDDEDMGVAETYADYMPTKLKLGRKHPDPVVETASLSSVEPTDVWYKLSIPEETMRTGALSALQLESITYASQQHEHLLPDGTRAGFLIGDGAGVGKGRTIAGIIFENYLKGRKRAIWVSVSNDLKYDAERDLNDIGASKIEVHALNKFKYAKISSAVNGNVKKGVIFSTYSALIGESSQSGGKYKSRLKQLLQWCGEDFDGLIIFDECHRAKNLCPTGSSKPTKTGLTVLELQNKLPKARVVYASATGASEPRNMAYMVRLGMWGEGTPFPEFNDFITAVEKRGVGAMEIVAMDMKLRGMYIARQLSFHGVAFKIEEVPLSKEFTEIYDHSVQLWVEAMQRFQEAAELLDAENRMKKTMWGQFWSSHQRFFKYLCIAAKVKHAVAVAREAVKCGKCVVIGLQSTGEARTLEQLERDDGELSDFVSTAKGVLQTLVEKHFPASDRNHIHRVLGIEPSKMQRLDDLDDIDGASGSAGGSKRKPIRQAAQRASKRVRTFPSDDDFTDDERNGGHSSGSEYKQSGSESEDDHRTDEESNITSDSSFNYSESDSDSGDGRRRKKGAKKQKKPVKKRTGPVTSGMMRNRAPSRDAVERAYTMKKELLSQVEDLGERLPPNTLDQLIDEFGGPENVAEMTGRKGRVVQTEDGTIQYESRSEVDVPLETLNLTEKQRFMDGEKTVAIISEAASSGISLQSDRRARNQMRRVHITLELPWSADRAIQQFGRTHRSNQVNAPEYIFLISDLAGERRFASIVAKRLESLGALTHGDRRATETRDLSQFNIDNKYGRAALEATMRTIMKYEPPLVPPPQDYHGDFFKDVADALVGVGLICNSESTPGVLTLDKDYNNMSKFLNRILGMPVDLQNRLFKYFTDTLNAIVTQAKKTGRFDMGILDLGTSGENVKRVKLYRFLRKHATGKAPTELHVVHVERGMNWAEAMDKCSELTGSKEGFYLSHQIRNGKQTAILAVIVDTGKKKSESKKDQLYMVYRPNTGLQLRQETLGELEKKYKKVSSDEAEPHWSQQYEASVDTCSHAYWRGNCKNATLGMDCEVGLRRRSYNVLSGSVLSVWSRVESILATRSAHNSKMQVVRLRTDEGLKIVGTLIPKSCMEILRQELSSDAENTEELTF